The Pelotomaculum isophthalicicum JI genomic sequence TCCTTTGACCGGGCCTTTATTAAAGTTTTGGCAACCCGCCGCGGATGTAATAAGCCCGCTTGCCTTATCAGGAAAGCAGATGTCCGGCGATTACGTAGCGGGCCTGATTGCTTACAGCATTCTTGAGGCGCTAACCTTTTTAGCGCTGTTAACCGTCACTGTCTGGCTGGTAAACGCAGGCGGGCGCATTTTAACCAGTTTTGCGGATTTTAGCTTGTTAGGCCCGTTGAATCATCTGGGCGGACTGTTGTTCGGATTTTTAAAGGGGCTGCTGTTAGTGATGATTATTCTCGCATTACTTTCGCCTTTTCAACAACAAAGCCCGTTTTCCGGCGACCGCGTTGTCACACCGGGGATGGCTGCCCCGCAGGGTAAAGCTTTTGGGGAATCTGCCCTCCTGACCTATTTTAAGCCACTGATTAATACCTTTAACAAAACGTTTCCGGGTGGCACGCCGGGTAAAAATATTTTGCCAGAATCGGTTAATAGCATTTGATGTGCCAAAAAGGTGATAATAGATTTAATAAAAGATACAGGAGGATTCTAACGTGACAGCGTCCAAAGACCAGCACCCTGCCACTAAACTGGCTTACCGCAGACAAAATGGCTGGGACCGCCTGAGTGAGGCGGAAAAAGTCAAGGTAATGGCTTTTACTAGTGATTATAAAAAGTTTTTAAACGCTGCTAAAACGGAAAGAGAGGTAATTGGAGAAGCAATAAGGCATCTCAATAATATCGGCTTCCGACCTCTGGACGGTATGGTGGAGTTAAAAGCAGGTGATAGGATCTATGCAGTTAACCGGCACAAAGCCTTAATTGCAGCCGTTG encodes the following:
- a CDS encoding CvpA family protein, whose protein sequence is MNWLDWLIIAVLAWSTFQGLRRGLLVSVAKMAGLLTGLVVAYSYYRPSTDYLSVRWHLEELMLPLTGPLLKFWQPAADVISPLALSGKQMSGDYVAGLIAYSILEALTFLALLTVTVWLVNAGGRILTSFADFSLLGPLNHLGGLLFGFLKGLLLVMIILALLSPFQQQSPFSGDRVVTPGMAAPQGKAFGESALLTYFKPLINTFNKTFPGGTPGKNILPESVNSI